The Coffea arabica cultivar ET-39 chromosome 1e, Coffea Arabica ET-39 HiFi, whole genome shotgun sequence genome has a window encoding:
- the LOC113705894 gene encoding serine carboxypeptidase-like 2 isoform X3, with protein MEKLQVLLRHPIFCDLFLLLVYVQACSNLAMAGSIVKFLPGFEGPLPFELETGYIGVGESEDVQLFYAFIKSESNPRSDPLILWLDGGPGCSSFIALFFGTGPVTFEPLSLEGTLPKLVLNPYTWTKWLHDHPEYKSNPFYVSGISYGGIPVPILTQLISNGNEDGIEPRIDLKGYILGNPVTKALGILNYRVPFAYGMGLISDELYESLKVSCKGEYEIIDPSNPVCSKNMQAYNELVRNIEVQHILIPVCPSLSREPNKLFTGGRSIIQMLYKKFEELDVRESTPVKCLTDLIMLVQHWANNKSVQVALHVRRETIGQWLRCNDFLPYTENAATVVPYHANLSTKGYRSLVYSGDHDLLAPHIETQAWIRSLHYPIIDDWRQWIHQGQVAGYTRTYANKMTFATVKGGGHVAYEFKPAECRTMLERWISHQPL; from the exons TTCCAGGATTTGAAGGACCCCTCCCCTTTGAACTCGAAACCGG GTATATTGGAGTTGGTGAATCAGAGGATGTGCAGCTCTTCTACGCTTTTATCAAGTCAGAGTCAAATCCTCGTTCGGATCCTCTTATCCTTTGGTTAGATGGAGGCCCTGGCTGCAGCTCATTTATTGCACTTTTCTTTGGGACAG GACCAGTAACTTTCGAGCCATTGTCGTTGGAAGGCACTCTACCCAAGTTGGTATTAAATCCCTATACTTGGACCAAG TGGCTACATGATCACCCAGAGTACAAGTCGAATCCATTCTATGTTAGTGGAATCTCGTATGGGGGCATTCCTGTTCCAATATTAACTCAACTTATATCAAATG GAAACGAGGACGGCATTGAACCACGTATTGATCTTAAG GGATACATACTTGGAAATCCAGTGACGAAAGCTTTAGGAATTCTAAACTATAGAGTTCCGTTTGCTTATGGGATGGGGCTGATTTCTGATGAACTCTATGAG TCCTTGAAGGTTAGCTGTAAAGGGGAATATGAAATCATAGATCCTAGTAATCCAGTGTGTTCGAAAAATATGCAGGCATACAATGAG TTGGTTCGTAATATTGAGGTACAACATATCTTGATTCCCGTATGTCCTTCCCTTTCACGAGAGCCAAATAAATTATTTACTGGTGGGAGATCCATTATACAAATGTTGTATAAGAAGTTTGAAGAGCTAGACGTTCGGGAATCTACTCCAGTCAAATGCCTA ACGGATTTGATTATGCTCGTTCAGCACTGGGCTAACAACAAGAGTGTCCAAGTGGCCCTCCATGTGCGAAGG GAAACTATCGGACAGTGGTTAAGATGCAACGATTTCTTGCCATACACAGAAAATGCAGCGACTGTTGTACCATATCATGCAAACCTTAGCACTAAAGGTTATAGATCCCTTGTATACAG TGGTGACCATGATCTGTTGGCCCCGCACATTGAAACTCAAGCATGGATAAGATCTCTACATTACCCAATTATTGACGATTGGAGACAGTGGATTCATCAAGGCCAAGTTGCCGG TTACACAAGGACCTACGCAAATAAGATGACATTTGCAACAGTGAAG GGAGGAGGCCATGTTGCTTATGAGTTCAAGCCTGCCGAATGCAGAACTATGCTTGAGAGATGGATATCGCATCAGCCTCTCTAA
- the LOC113705894 gene encoding serine carboxypeptidase-like 2 isoform X1 yields MEKLQVLLRHPIFCDLFLLLVYVQACSNLAMAGSIVKFLPGFEGPLPFELETGYIGVGESEDVQLFYAFIKSESNPRSDPLILWLDGGPGCSSFIALFFGTGPVTFEPLSLEGTLPKLVLNPYTWTKVVSIIFLDSPVGTGFSYAKTAKASQSSDFQASDQAYEFIRKWLHDHPEYKSNPFYVSGISYGGIPVPILTQLISNGNEDGIEPRIDLKGYILGNPVTKALGILNYRVPFAYGMGLISDELYESLKVSCKGEYEIIDPSNPVCSKNMQAYNELVRNIEVQHILIPVCPSLSREPNKLFTGGRSIIQMLYKKFEELDVRESTPVKCLTDLIMLVQHWANNKSVQVALHVRRETIGQWLRCNDFLPYTENAATVVPYHANLSTKGYRSLVYSGDHDLLAPHIETQAWIRSLHYPIIDDWRQWIHQGQVAGYTRTYANKMTFATVKGGGHVAYEFKPAECRTMLERWISHQPL; encoded by the exons TTCCAGGATTTGAAGGACCCCTCCCCTTTGAACTCGAAACCGG GTATATTGGAGTTGGTGAATCAGAGGATGTGCAGCTCTTCTACGCTTTTATCAAGTCAGAGTCAAATCCTCGTTCGGATCCTCTTATCCTTTGGTTAGATGGAGGCCCTGGCTGCAGCTCATTTATTGCACTTTTCTTTGGGACAG GACCAGTAACTTTCGAGCCATTGTCGTTGGAAGGCACTCTACCCAAGTTGGTATTAAATCCCTATACTTGGACCAAG GTTGTAAGCATCATCTTTCTGGATTCGCCAGTTGGAACTGGTTTTTCTTATGCTAAGACTGCAAAAGCTTCTCAATCTTCAGATTTTCAAGCCTCTGATCAAGCTTATGAATTTATCAGGAAG TGGCTACATGATCACCCAGAGTACAAGTCGAATCCATTCTATGTTAGTGGAATCTCGTATGGGGGCATTCCTGTTCCAATATTAACTCAACTTATATCAAATG GAAACGAGGACGGCATTGAACCACGTATTGATCTTAAG GGATACATACTTGGAAATCCAGTGACGAAAGCTTTAGGAATTCTAAACTATAGAGTTCCGTTTGCTTATGGGATGGGGCTGATTTCTGATGAACTCTATGAG TCCTTGAAGGTTAGCTGTAAAGGGGAATATGAAATCATAGATCCTAGTAATCCAGTGTGTTCGAAAAATATGCAGGCATACAATGAG TTGGTTCGTAATATTGAGGTACAACATATCTTGATTCCCGTATGTCCTTCCCTTTCACGAGAGCCAAATAAATTATTTACTGGTGGGAGATCCATTATACAAATGTTGTATAAGAAGTTTGAAGAGCTAGACGTTCGGGAATCTACTCCAGTCAAATGCCTA ACGGATTTGATTATGCTCGTTCAGCACTGGGCTAACAACAAGAGTGTCCAAGTGGCCCTCCATGTGCGAAGG GAAACTATCGGACAGTGGTTAAGATGCAACGATTTCTTGCCATACACAGAAAATGCAGCGACTGTTGTACCATATCATGCAAACCTTAGCACTAAAGGTTATAGATCCCTTGTATACAG TGGTGACCATGATCTGTTGGCCCCGCACATTGAAACTCAAGCATGGATAAGATCTCTACATTACCCAATTATTGACGATTGGAGACAGTGGATTCATCAAGGCCAAGTTGCCGG TTACACAAGGACCTACGCAAATAAGATGACATTTGCAACAGTGAAG GGAGGAGGCCATGTTGCTTATGAGTTCAAGCCTGCCGAATGCAGAACTATGCTTGAGAGATGGATATCGCATCAGCCTCTCTAA
- the LOC113705894 gene encoding serine carboxypeptidase-like 2 isoform X2 yields MEKLQVLLRHPIFCDLFLLLVYVQACSNLAMAGSIVKFLPGFEGPLPFELETGYIGVGESEDVQLFYAFIKSESNPRSDPLILWLDGGPGCSSFIALFFGTGPVTFEPLSLEGTLPKLVLNPYTWTKVVSIIFLDSPVGTGFSYAKTAKASQSSDFQASDQAYEFIRKWLHDHPEYKSNPFYVSGISYGGIPVPILTQLISNGNEDGIEPRIDLKGYILGNPVTKALGILNYRVPFAYGMGLISDELYELVRNIEVQHILIPVCPSLSREPNKLFTGGRSIIQMLYKKFEELDVRESTPVKCLTDLIMLVQHWANNKSVQVALHVRRETIGQWLRCNDFLPYTENAATVVPYHANLSTKGYRSLVYSGDHDLLAPHIETQAWIRSLHYPIIDDWRQWIHQGQVAGYTRTYANKMTFATVKGGGHVAYEFKPAECRTMLERWISHQPL; encoded by the exons TTCCAGGATTTGAAGGACCCCTCCCCTTTGAACTCGAAACCGG GTATATTGGAGTTGGTGAATCAGAGGATGTGCAGCTCTTCTACGCTTTTATCAAGTCAGAGTCAAATCCTCGTTCGGATCCTCTTATCCTTTGGTTAGATGGAGGCCCTGGCTGCAGCTCATTTATTGCACTTTTCTTTGGGACAG GACCAGTAACTTTCGAGCCATTGTCGTTGGAAGGCACTCTACCCAAGTTGGTATTAAATCCCTATACTTGGACCAAG GTTGTAAGCATCATCTTTCTGGATTCGCCAGTTGGAACTGGTTTTTCTTATGCTAAGACTGCAAAAGCTTCTCAATCTTCAGATTTTCAAGCCTCTGATCAAGCTTATGAATTTATCAGGAAG TGGCTACATGATCACCCAGAGTACAAGTCGAATCCATTCTATGTTAGTGGAATCTCGTATGGGGGCATTCCTGTTCCAATATTAACTCAACTTATATCAAATG GAAACGAGGACGGCATTGAACCACGTATTGATCTTAAG GGATACATACTTGGAAATCCAGTGACGAAAGCTTTAGGAATTCTAAACTATAGAGTTCCGTTTGCTTATGGGATGGGGCTGATTTCTGATGAACTCTATGAG TTGGTTCGTAATATTGAGGTACAACATATCTTGATTCCCGTATGTCCTTCCCTTTCACGAGAGCCAAATAAATTATTTACTGGTGGGAGATCCATTATACAAATGTTGTATAAGAAGTTTGAAGAGCTAGACGTTCGGGAATCTACTCCAGTCAAATGCCTA ACGGATTTGATTATGCTCGTTCAGCACTGGGCTAACAACAAGAGTGTCCAAGTGGCCCTCCATGTGCGAAGG GAAACTATCGGACAGTGGTTAAGATGCAACGATTTCTTGCCATACACAGAAAATGCAGCGACTGTTGTACCATATCATGCAAACCTTAGCACTAAAGGTTATAGATCCCTTGTATACAG TGGTGACCATGATCTGTTGGCCCCGCACATTGAAACTCAAGCATGGATAAGATCTCTACATTACCCAATTATTGACGATTGGAGACAGTGGATTCATCAAGGCCAAGTTGCCGG TTACACAAGGACCTACGCAAATAAGATGACATTTGCAACAGTGAAG GGAGGAGGCCATGTTGCTTATGAGTTCAAGCCTGCCGAATGCAGAACTATGCTTGAGAGATGGATATCGCATCAGCCTCTCTAA
- the LOC113705911 gene encoding cytochrome b-c1 complex subunit 9, with protein sequence MASPAAARGNGGGVLEGLYKVVMRRTPVYVTFVIVGAFVGERVVDYGVHKLWEHNNIGKRYEDIPVLGQRQSE encoded by the exons atggCTTCCCCAGCTGCAGCTCGAGGAAATGGAGGGGGCGTTCTTGAAGGCCTCTACAAAGTTGTTATGCGCCGCACTCCTGTTTACGTCACCTTCGTCATCGTCGGAGCTTTCGTCGGTGAACGG GTGGTGGACTATGGGGTTCATAAGCTCTGGGAGCATAATAACATTGGG AAGCGTTACGAAGATATTCCAGTTTTGGGTCAGAGGCAGAGTGAATGA
- the LOC113689452 gene encoding uncharacterized protein has product MANCSSSIAADTKTTNMAADHLSKTSKTSKAHEGSLDFDNYQPVIASHRVRCQDAKPNDTSSSSVQQDALQLMPKSPIQQEESGREKLFRHWNEVAGRVCIPEIWGQEAFLNDWMDCSLFDSLLAPKGAVSAREALIAERKRDSTRHLMKMETRGNNSSVRQGSGRSGDPKPSIDAYTKY; this is encoded by the exons ATGGCCAACTGTTCTTCATCTATTGCTGCAGATACTAAAACAACCAATATGGCCGCTGATCATCTctctaaaacaagcaaaacaagtAAAGCCCATGAGGGTTCTTTAGATTTCGACAACTATCAACCAGTGATAGCGTCGCATAGAGTCAGATGTCAAGATGCAAAGCCGAATGacacatcatcatcatcagtgCAGCAGGATGCTTTGCAACTGATGCCAAAGAGTCCAATTCAGCAAGAGGAATCTGGCCGAGAAAAACTGTTTCGGCATTGGAATGAAGTGGCTGGAAGAGTTTGCATACCCGAAATCTGGGGTCAGGAGGCTTTTCTGAATGATTGGATGGATTGTTCTTTGTTTGATTCGTTGCTTGCTCCCAAAGGAGCTGTTTCAGCTCGTGAAGCACTGATTGCTGAGAGAAAACGAGACAGCACGAGACACTTGATGAAAATGGAAA CCAGGGGGAACAATTCATCTGTAAGGCAGGGAAGTGGTCGATCTGGTGATCCTAAACCATCTATCGATGCATATACAAAATACTga